Within Metabacillus sp. KUDC1714, the genomic segment AGAGACTGCTGCAAATCTGCCAGCCTCTATAAATAAAGGAAGGTGAACATAGAATGGATCAACCTATACTTGAAATGAAAAATATTTGTAAAGCATTTAATGGAATTACCGTTCTTGATCAAGTCAATTTCTCTGTTAAAAAAGGTGAGGTCCACGCATTGATGGGTGGAAATGGTGCTGGTAAATCGACTTTAATGAAAATCCTTACTGGCATTTATGCAGCAGACAGCGGAGAGATTCATATTGAAGGAAAACCGGTGAGTATTAAGAGTTATGATGATGCGCAAGCGAATAAAATATCGATGATCTTTCAGGAATTCAGTTTAATTCCAACACTTAGTGTTGCTCAAAACATCTTTCTTACTCGTGAAAACAAAACATCACTTGGACTTTTGGATGATAAGGAATGTGAGAAGAAAACTGAAAAACTTCTTGAAGAATTAAACGTTGATATCAAACCAACTGATATTGTTCAAAACTTAGGAGTTGGTTATTGGCAAATGACAGAAATCGCCAAGGCGCTTTCTCAAGATGCAAAAATTTTAGTTATGGATGAACCCACTTCTTCATTAACGAAAACAGAAACAGAAGTGTTGTTCAACTTTATTAATCAATTAACAGAAAAAGGATATTCAATTATTTATATTTCTCACCGTATGGATGAGATTTTCGAAGTATGCGATAGGATTACAATATTGCGTGATGGGAGATATATCACAACAGAAACAATTAGTGAAACGAATCTTGACACAGTCATTCAGCATATTGTCGGTATGGAGTTTGACCAAGCCTTTGAATGGCTGGAGCGCCCATACTCAACAGAGGCGCCGCCGGTTTTTGAAGTGAAAAATTTAAATGCGGGAAATAAGATTCAGAATATTAGCCTTAAGATTCAACCTGGTGAAATTCTTGGAATCGCCGGATTAATGGGAAGCGGAAGAACTGAATTAGTTCGCAGTCTCTTCGGTATTGATCCAATTGATAGTGGAGAGATTTACGTTGATGGTGTTAAACAATCAATAAAATCGGCAACAGATGCGATTGATGCAGGGATCGCTTTAATTCCAGAAGATCGACGTGTACAAGGGTTAGTTCTCGAGCATAGTGTAAGAGACAATATGATTCTTCCAATCCTGCCAAAGGTAAATAAAGGTCTTTTTGTAGATACCAAAAAGTCAAACGAAATCAGTAATGAACTTGTTCGTAAGTTGAATATCAAAACAGACAATATTTTTAAAAAATCCGGCCTTTTATCAGGCGGTAATCAACAAAAAATTGTCCTTGCCAAATGGTTAGCCAATAATCCGACTGTCTTATTACTGGATGAACCAACAATCGGTGTTGACATTGGGGCGAAAACAGAAATTATCGATATTATTAGAGAAATGGCTAATAACGGCAAAGCAATACTCGTTATCTCTTCGGAACTCCCAGAGCTTCTTGCGATGAGTGATCGTGTCTTAATCATGCATGAAGGTAAGATTAAAAAGGAGATGAAGAGAATGGAGATTAAATCAGAGGAGGATCTAGAATATGCAATCCAAGGTTTCTAAAGTAGAAAAGCCAGTATTACCTAAGTTTAAGGGTTTTGAATGGAGAAATTATATCGTGTATTTTGCCTTCGTAGGGGTATTAATCTACTTTTCTATTACTTTATATGATGAGGGATTTTTAACATCTGGAAATCTATTAAATATCGTTAGACAAACGGCTACAATTTCCTTAATGGCTCTCGCGATGACGTTTGTTATCAGTACGGGAGAAATTGATCTATCTGTAGGATCGATAGCCGCTTTATCCTCACTAGTAGGAGCTTTAGCGCTACAAGCAGGATATGGCATCATTGGCGGATTAATTGGCGGTGTTGGTACAGGAATTGTTGTTGGTTTAATTAACGGTTTACTTGTAACAAAAGTAGCGATTCCTTCTTTCCTAGTAACTCTAGGTACAATGGGAGCGATTAAAGGTCTTGCGATGTGGGTAACGGATACAGCTCCTGTGCCGATTGTTAATTCAAATTTTAATTTCATCTTTGGTTCAGGTGACATCGGACCAATCCCGGTACTACTTCTTTGGACTGTTGTATTTACGATTATTGCTCATGTCTTGCTTCGTAAAACGTCATTTGGACGACAAGTACTAGCTACAGGTGGTAATGAAAGTGCTGCACGCTTCTCAGGTGTTAAAACAATGCGTATTAAGCTAATCGTTTTCCTAGGTACTGGTGCAATGGCTGGTTTAGCAGGATTACTATATGCAGGACGCATGAATGCAGGAAGATTCTCTTTCGGTGAAGGAGATGAGCTATCTGTAATAGCAGCAGTTATTCTTGGCGGTACAAGTCTTTTTGGTGGCGTTGGTACAATCATTGGAACTCTGGTTGGTTCTTTAATGATCGGTACGATTAATAACGGATTGATCATTATGGGGCTAGATGTTAGCCAACAAATGATTATTAAAGGGATTATCATCATTTTAGCGGTAGCATTCGGTAAGAAAGCATTGAAAAGATAGATTTAAATGAAAAAAGGGATGGAACAGTCAATCGTTCCATCCATGAAATAAACAACAAGGTGAAAAAGAGAACAGGAGGATGAGATGTGGAAAAAATAAAAGTCGGAATCATTGGTACTGGTTTTATAGGACCAACTCATATTGAAGCAATTAGAAGACTGGGATTTGTAGAAGTAGTTGGTTTAGCAGAGAGTAATCAAGAGTCAGCAGAGAAAAAGGCTGCTGAATTAGGAATTCCTAACGCATATGCATATGGTGATTATCGAGACATGCTGAAGAACGATGAAATTCAAGTCGTGCATAATTGTACACCAAATCATCTTCATTTTGAAATTAATAAAGACATTATTTTAGCTGGAAAGCATGTGATATCTGAAAAGCCGCTAGCGATGAATAGTGATGAATCAGCAGAACTGTTAGAGTTAGCGAAAAAACAAGGCATTGTTCATGGTGTGAATTTTAATTACAGACAGCATGCAAGTGTACAAAATCTACAATCAATGGTTGCAAATAATAATTTTGGGAATGTCAACTTGGTTCATGGCAGTTATTTGCAAGACTGGTTATTGTATGAAACTGATTATAACTGGCGATTAGCTCCAGGTGTTGGCGGTAAATCTCGTGCTGTAGCAGATATTGGTTCACATTGGTGTGATACTGTTCAATTTGTAACTGGCAAAAAAATAGCTGAGGTTTTCGCTGATTTAGCAATCGTCATTCCTTTGAGAAAGAAAGCAAAATCAGGTATTGCAACATTTAGTGCTTCAAGTGACATGGAACAAGAATATGATGATGTTCCGATTAATACTGAAGACTATGCATCTGTACTTGTTCGCTTTGAAGATGGTTCTAGAGGAGTCTTCACGGTTTCTCAAGTAAGTGCTGGACGGAAAAACAGACTAAGCTTCGAGATTAATGGTAGTAAAAGTTCTGCATTTTGGAATCAAGAAGAACCAGAAAAATTATGGATCGGACACCGTGATCGAGCGAATGAAATTTTGCTTGCAGATCCGTCATTGTTTACAGCAGAAGCAAGATCAGCCATCAATCATCCAGGTGGACATAATGAGGGCTGGCCAGATGCATTAAAAAATATGATGTTTAACTTCTACACTTTTATAAAAGAAGGAAAGAACCTAAATACAGATAAGCCAAACTTTGCAACATTTGAGGATGGGCATTTATCTATGTGTATCACCGATGCGATTTTAGAGAGCAATGAGGAGCAAAAATGGGTGAAAGTTCAGGTAGGTAAGGAGGTACATTCATGAAACTAGGTGTATTTACACCCCTTTATCAGAATCTTCCTTTCGAAGAGATGCTGGATAAAGTAAGTGAAATGGGACTTGAAGCTGTTGAGCTAGGCACAGGTAACTATCCTGGTAATCAGCATTGTAATCCAGATGAATTACTAGAATCACCGGAAAAAGCAAAATCATTTATGAATGCTGTTGAAAGCAGAGGGTTAACAATCAGTGGTTTAAGCTTTCATGGAAATCCGCTGCACCCAAATAAAAAAGTTGCCAACGAATCTCATGAAGTATGGAGAAAAACAGTCTTGTTGGCAGAACGCTTAGGAATACCGGTTGTAAATGGTTTTTCTGGCTGTCCTGGAGACCATGAAGGAGCAAAAAATCCAAACTGGGTTACTTGTTCTTGGCCGCCAGAATATATAGATGTGCTTAATTGGCAATGGGATGAAGTTGTTATCCCTTATTGGAAAGAAGAAGCAAAATTTGCAAAACAGCATGGTATTAATCAAATTGCATTTGAAATGCATCCTGGATTTGTCGTTTACAATCCAGAAACATTACTGAAATTACGCGAACATGCGGGAGAAAACATCGGAGCAAATTTCGATCCAAGTCATCTAGTATGGCAAGGCATTAATCCTGTCGAAGCAATTAAGAAGCTTGGCCGTGAAAATGCAATCTTCCATTTCCATGCAAAAGATACGTATTTAGATAAAGAAAATATCAGCATAAACGGTGTGCTTGATACAAAGCACTATAGCAACATTTTAGATCGCTCATGGACTTTCCGCTCAGTAGGTTACGGCCATGATGAAAAAATCTGGAAAGACATGATCAGCACATTACGAGCGGTTGGCTATGATTATGTCATTTCAATTGAACATGAAGATATGCTTGCATCAACGGATGAAGGTTTGAAGAAAGCTATTTCACTTCTTAAAGGAGCTTTGTTCAAGGAAGAGCTGACTGAGATGTGGTGGGCGTAGCTTTAAGAAACAAATCATTTAACATATAGGAGGATTTACGATGTCAATGAAAGCAGTATTTTTCCCAGGTGATAAAAAAGTAGAAATTCGTGAAGTAGACATTCCAACTCCTGGGCAAGGAGAGGTATTAGTTCAATTAAAAGCATCAGCAATTTGCCGCAGTGATATGAGTTTATATCATGGTACGTCGGTTTTTCAAGGAACGAAAACAGGCTGTACAGTGCCGGGGCATGAGCCTGCCGGAGTCATTACCGAAGTAGGAGCTGGTGTTGAAAAATTTAAAACAGGAGACCGTGTTGCGGTTTATTTAGCAGTAGGCTGTGGCGAGTGTGCTCATTGTAAAAGCGGCTACAAAATGTTCTGTAAAGAATTCAAATGCATCGGATTCGATTCTCATGGTGGAGATGCAGACTACATGGTTGTACCAGCTGAAAACTGCATGAGACTTCCAGATAGCATGAGCTTTGTAACAGCAGCTGTTTCAACAGATGCAGTCGGAACTCTTTACCACGCGCAAAAGAGAATGAATATTTCTGGTAGAGATATTCTTGTGATTTTTGGTATGGGACCTATGGGAGGAGCAGGTGTCATGATTGCAAAAGGCCTAGGTGCAACGGTTATTGCTGTTGACATGCTTGATGAGCGCTTGGAGCTAGCGAAAGAAGTAGGTGCCGACTTTACAATCAATGGAAAAAATGTGAATGTACAAGAAGAAATTAATCGCATTACAAAAGGTTTAGGAGCGGATGCTGCAATTGATTGTTCAGGAAGTCCATATGCTGAGAATGATGCATTGGATTGTGTAAGAGCACATGGACGTGTAGCGTTTATCGGGGAAAGCAAGGAAACAACAATCAAGCCAAGTCAGCAATTAATCCGTAAACAAATCACTGTCATGGGATCATGGTACTTCCCAATTCAAGAGTTTGATGAAATTGCTGAATTCATTGTACGAAAGAATTTACCAGTTGAAAAATTAGTAACACATACATTCAAGCTAGAAGAAGCGGAAGAAGCCTTCCGTATGTTTGACGATCGAGAAACAGAAAAAGCTGTGTTTGTTTGGTAATAAGATAGATTTATATTTTGCTACTTACCTATTCGGTAATAGCTCGTGATTAAAAATGAATGAGAAACGGAGTTGTTGATGATGAAAATATCATTTAATACGTGGGTTTATGGCTCTTTTCCGTCTTGGCTTCCAACTTATCCATTGGAAGAAGTAATTAGTCGCTTATCAGCGATGGGATATGATGGAATTGAAATTGGTTGTGCAAGTCCTCATGCATATCCAGATTTTTTATCGAATGAAAGACGTAAAGAAATTCTTAATCATTTAAAAAGAAACAATCTTAATGTTGCTGCTATGCTTCCTGCTCCAGGGGGCGGACCTGGCTTAAATCCATGCTCTCCATTAAAAGAAGAACGAGAATTTACAATTAAACAATATAAAGATGTCGTTCGACTTGCCCACGATTGGGAATGCCCAACTGTGATGTGGCTTGCGGGCTGGTTTGGCTTTGGAACTACTCAGAAGGACGCATGGAAATATAGTTTAGAAGGTTTACAAGATGTTGCAAAATACGCAAAAGATCTTGGAATTACAATGGTTGTTGAGCCTCAAGCAGCCGACAGCAATCTAATCGAATCCGCTGATGATGCCTTAATGCTTGCTGAAGAGGCGGGAGAATCCAACGTAAAAGTAATGTTTGACACGTTCCATGCCTTATATAGAAACGAGGTACCAAGTGATTATGTATATAGAATGAAGGAAAAGCTGCATCACGTTCATATTTCAGATGATGATCGTTTGCCTCCTGGTCAAGGAAGTGTGAATTTTGATTCCTTACTAAAAGCGTTAAAAGAAATTGATTATCAGGGCTATCTATCAATGGAAGTTGGATTTCATACAAGAAAAGCAGATCCAGATTGGTATGCAAAAACTTCAATTGACTATTTGAAACAGAAACTAGCAGAAATTAAATAAAGAAAATAAAACAGATCATAT encodes:
- a CDS encoding sugar ABC transporter ATP-binding protein; this translates as MDQPILEMKNICKAFNGITVLDQVNFSVKKGEVHALMGGNGAGKSTLMKILTGIYAADSGEIHIEGKPVSIKSYDDAQANKISMIFQEFSLIPTLSVAQNIFLTRENKTSLGLLDDKECEKKTEKLLEELNVDIKPTDIVQNLGVGYWQMTEIAKALSQDAKILVMDEPTSSLTKTETEVLFNFINQLTEKGYSIIYISHRMDEIFEVCDRITILRDGRYITTETISETNLDTVIQHIVGMEFDQAFEWLERPYSTEAPPVFEVKNLNAGNKIQNISLKIQPGEILGIAGLMGSGRTELVRSLFGIDPIDSGEIYVDGVKQSIKSATDAIDAGIALIPEDRRVQGLVLEHSVRDNMILPILPKVNKGLFVDTKKSNEISNELVRKLNIKTDNIFKKSGLLSGGNQQKIVLAKWLANNPTVLLLDEPTIGVDIGAKTEIIDIIREMANNGKAILVISSELPELLAMSDRVLIMHEGKIKKEMKRMEIKSEEDLEYAIQGF
- a CDS encoding ABC transporter permease, encoding MQSKVSKVEKPVLPKFKGFEWRNYIVYFAFVGVLIYFSITLYDEGFLTSGNLLNIVRQTATISLMALAMTFVISTGEIDLSVGSIAALSSLVGALALQAGYGIIGGLIGGVGTGIVVGLINGLLVTKVAIPSFLVTLGTMGAIKGLAMWVTDTAPVPIVNSNFNFIFGSGDIGPIPVLLLWTVVFTIIAHVLLRKTSFGRQVLATGGNESAARFSGVKTMRIKLIVFLGTGAMAGLAGLLYAGRMNAGRFSFGEGDELSVIAAVILGGTSLFGGVGTIIGTLVGSLMIGTINNGLIIMGLDVSQQMIIKGIIIILAVAFGKKALKR
- a CDS encoding Gfo/Idh/MocA family protein — translated: MEKIKVGIIGTGFIGPTHIEAIRRLGFVEVVGLAESNQESAEKKAAELGIPNAYAYGDYRDMLKNDEIQVVHNCTPNHLHFEINKDIILAGKHVISEKPLAMNSDESAELLELAKKQGIVHGVNFNYRQHASVQNLQSMVANNNFGNVNLVHGSYLQDWLLYETDYNWRLAPGVGGKSRAVADIGSHWCDTVQFVTGKKIAEVFADLAIVIPLRKKAKSGIATFSASSDMEQEYDDVPINTEDYASVLVRFEDGSRGVFTVSQVSAGRKNRLSFEINGSKSSAFWNQEEPEKLWIGHRDRANEILLADPSLFTAEARSAINHPGGHNEGWPDALKNMMFNFYTFIKEGKNLNTDKPNFATFEDGHLSMCITDAILESNEEQKWVKVQVGKEVHS
- a CDS encoding sugar phosphate isomerase/epimerase family protein, encoding MKLGVFTPLYQNLPFEEMLDKVSEMGLEAVELGTGNYPGNQHCNPDELLESPEKAKSFMNAVESRGLTISGLSFHGNPLHPNKKVANESHEVWRKTVLLAERLGIPVVNGFSGCPGDHEGAKNPNWVTCSWPPEYIDVLNWQWDEVVIPYWKEEAKFAKQHGINQIAFEMHPGFVVYNPETLLKLREHAGENIGANFDPSHLVWQGINPVEAIKKLGRENAIFHFHAKDTYLDKENISINGVLDTKHYSNILDRSWTFRSVGYGHDEKIWKDMISTLRAVGYDYVISIEHEDMLASTDEGLKKAISLLKGALFKEELTEMWWA
- a CDS encoding zinc-dependent alcohol dehydrogenase family protein — translated: MSMKAVFFPGDKKVEIREVDIPTPGQGEVLVQLKASAICRSDMSLYHGTSVFQGTKTGCTVPGHEPAGVITEVGAGVEKFKTGDRVAVYLAVGCGECAHCKSGYKMFCKEFKCIGFDSHGGDADYMVVPAENCMRLPDSMSFVTAAVSTDAVGTLYHAQKRMNISGRDILVIFGMGPMGGAGVMIAKGLGATVIAVDMLDERLELAKEVGADFTINGKNVNVQEEINRITKGLGADAAIDCSGSPYAENDALDCVRAHGRVAFIGESKETTIKPSQQLIRKQITVMGSWYFPIQEFDEIAEFIVRKNLPVEKLVTHTFKLEEAEEAFRMFDDRETEKAVFVW
- a CDS encoding sugar phosphate isomerase/epimerase family protein; translated protein: MMKISFNTWVYGSFPSWLPTYPLEEVISRLSAMGYDGIEIGCASPHAYPDFLSNERRKEILNHLKRNNLNVAAMLPAPGGGPGLNPCSPLKEEREFTIKQYKDVVRLAHDWECPTVMWLAGWFGFGTTQKDAWKYSLEGLQDVAKYAKDLGITMVVEPQAADSNLIESADDALMLAEEAGESNVKVMFDTFHALYRNEVPSDYVYRMKEKLHHVHISDDDRLPPGQGSVNFDSLLKALKEIDYQGYLSMEVGFHTRKADPDWYAKTSIDYLKQKLAEIK